The Methanococcus voltae PS genomic interval CATTTTTATATTTAATTCCTCGCAAATATCCATCATTTCTAAGATATACCGAGTTCTGGACAATACTCCACCGTAAAATACCATGAATTCTGATTTATCAGTTTTTAACAAGATATTTGGAGAATTTATTGAGTTACTAACAATTGTTATCTTTTTAGAAACTTCAGGCATTCTTTTAGATAGTAAATCTCTAACGTATTCTGTAGTAACTATCAAAGTATCAGCATTTTTCATAAAGATACCATCTAGTTTTGAAATTATTTTAGACAAATTTGGATTATTTTTTTCAACAAAACTCTCGTACAAGTCGTGAACATCATAAACCCATTTTATGCGTTTATTTGTATCTTTACTTTTTATACCTTGTTTCTTTAAAATATATCCTAAAAAAGCAGTGTCAAAATCATGTGTATGTATTGCGTCAAAATCCAATTTCTTAATTATTTTATAAGCTTTTTTATAGAAAATAGGCAATGTTTTTATAAATTCCTTCATATTTCCGTAAGATGCCCTAACAGGAACCCTTATAATATTTATACCTTCTTTTGTAGTTTCAGAGGGATTTTTGCATTCTCTATCCCATGCAACAATTGTTATATCGTGTCCCGCTTCAATTAAGGCTTTTGCTTCTTTCAATATTCTAGGGTCGTTGGTTACCGGGTTTGTTGCAGTCATTAATATTTTCATAATTTCATTCCTTAATAGCTTAAATACTCATAATATATGCAGTATGCTAGTTTATATCATAATAATTTATTACTTTAAGATATTAATAAGTATTGTTTTAAATTTAAAGGTAAATTAAAAATGAATATTAAAAGTAATATAAAAATTAAAAATCAGTATTTATTTAAATAAAGATACAATATAATTGATAAGCACAAATTAGAATAATTTTATTTTATAGAAGATTTTAAATTTATAATTTAAATTAGTTATTGGAAATGATAATAATGAATAAAGAACTTTTAATGAACGTTTTATCTAAAAATGGAATAGAAAACCTTCGACCACCTCAAGAAAAAGTATTAAAAGAAGGAATACTTGAAAAGGATAAAAACTTTATAATTAGCATACCTACGGCTTCTGGAAAAACGCTTATAGGGGAAATGGCGTTTATAAATCATGTATTACAACCTTCAAAATCCCAAAATAACAATGAAACTGGTGATTTAGAATTTTTACCAAGTGGGAAGAAAGCACTATTTATCGTACCACTTAAAGCACTCGCTACAGAAAAATTTGACGAATTTAGGGAAAAATATAACAAATTTGGTTTAAAAATAGGTATTTCAATTGGTGATTACGATAGTAAGGAAAATTTATCAAGATACGACATTATAATTATGACATCTGAAAAACTCGATAGCCTTATGAGGAAAAAGAATACAACATGGTTAAATGATGTTTCAGTAGTTATAATAGATGAAATACATCTTTTGGGTGATAAAGAACGAGGGGGAACTTTAGAAATAGTTTTGACAAAATTAAAAATGTTACCCATTCAAATAATAGGTTTATCTGCCACTATTGGTAATTCTGAAGAACTTGCAACCTGGTTAAATGCAAAGCTCGTGGTTGATACGTGGAGACCCGTAGAACTTAAAAAAGGACTTTATCATCCCGATGAAAATAAAGTAGATTTCTATAAAATTGAAGACTATAAGGTAGTTATTTGTGAAAATGGTAAAAACAAAGAATGTAAGAATTTAAAGAATTATGGTAGTTCCAAAAGTGAAATATCAAATTTAATATTAGATTGTATAAAAAGTAGCGGTTCTTGCCTAGTATTTTGTAGTTCAAAACGTAATGCAGTTTCTGAAGCTAAAAAGAACGACCTTACAAAATATTTAAAGGAAACAGAAAAGGAAGAATTAGCAGAAATTAGCTCGGAAATCTTAAATATTCTTGAAAAACCATCTAAAACCTGTGAACAGCTTTCAGAATGTGTTAAAAAAGGAGTTGCTTTTCACCATGCAGGTTTAGCAATGAAACAGCGTAAGTTGGTTGAAGATGCGTTTAGAAAACGGCTTATAAAAGTTATTTGCTGTACTCCAACACTTTCAGCAGGTTTAAATTTACCTTGTAGACGTGCAATAATTAGAGATACTAAGCGTTTTGATGGAACCGGGTTTTCAAATATTCCCAACATGGAAATACAGCAATGTATAGGGCGTGCAGGACGTCCTGGACTTGACCCATACGGTGAAGGTATTATAGTAGTTAAAAAGTCCTCAGAAGTTGGAGATAACCTTTATATGTTGAGGGGAAAACCTGAAGAGATATATTCTAATATATCTAATAAAAAAACACTTCGTATATTCATACTTGGAAGCATATTCTCGGGAGAAATTGTTTCATTTTACCAATTAAAACAATTTATGAAAAATACGTTTTATGCCGTCCAATATGGGGATTATGAGAAAATTGTAGAAGATATAAAAGATGAAGTAATATTTTTAATGGAAAATGGATTTATAGAATACGGTTTTGAGTTTGATAATAATTTAAAGACAGACTATAAAGTTGAAAAAGAAGAAAAAATTTTAAACTACGTTAAATATTCTAATGAAGAATTAAAACCTAGTGCATATAGTATAAATAATATATCCTTTGATGAAAATGGAAATTTAATATTGGGCAATTCTAAAAGTGCTAAAAACGTAAACGTTAAAAATACTAAAAATGAAAAAAAGGGTAAAAAATATAATTACGAAGAATATGAGCTTATAAAAGATAAAAGTACTACATTTAAATCTACAAAATTGGGTAATGTTACTGCACAACAATATATCGACCCATTAAGTGCTAAAAATATTTCTGAAGGTATCCTATCAATTTCTAAGGACAAAATTGATATTAACGACCCTAGAAGTATTTCCGATGTTGAAAAACGAATGTTATATTTTATGTGCAAATCTACAGAATTGAGACCACTATTAAGAGTAAATAAGTACGAATATGAAGATTTAGTTGGAGAAATGATGGCTTTTGATTTTAATGATTGTGAAGAGTACGACAATATCTGTACATACAAAACCTCAAAAATGATTAGAGAATGGATAAACGAAGCATCAGAAACAGATATTTTTGAGAAATACAAAGTAGAAGCAGGTATTTTAAATTATAAAATTGAGCAAATTAAATGGATTTCTCATGCCACGCGTGAAATATTTAGGGCTTTAGAGATGTCGGGAACTTTTGAAGAATTTAACTGCGACACAAGTATAAAAACGTTTATTAAGAAAACCATAGAAGATTTACAGTTACGTATTGAATATGGTGCAAAATCCGATTTAGTAGAATTATTAGGTGTAAAAAACCTAGGTAGAGTAAGAGCTAGAAAACTTTACAACTCCGATATAAAAACTATAGCAGATATTGCCACCAAAAAAGAGCTTGTTGTTAAATCTATTGGTAAAATAGCATACAAAGTGTTTGAAGAGTTAAAAATCCCATATGATGACATAATTATTGACAACAAAGATATAAAAATATCTAGTTTAGATAAAAAACCTAAAAAAATTCAAAAAACTTTAGATAATTTCTTTTAAATTTAGTTTTTTAATTATTTTTCTAATTATTTTTTAATTATTTCTAAGTATATTACAATATCTCTTGTAATTTTTAAAAAAGCTGGAATTTCAGTTATTAAATTAGATTAAATAGAATATTTAATATATTAGAGATTATCATAAATTATTAAATATTTAGATTAAAAGTTTTATATAACATATATAAACTAATCAATTAAGATAGGAATATAAAAAGGGATATTTTGAGTTACAAACAAAAAGCTTTTGAAGGAATCAGCTGGAATTTTATGCTAAGAGTTTTAGCAGGACCTATCGGATATGGGGTAAGGATGCTATATGCAAATTACTTACCTAAAACAGAGGTAGGTTTATTTTATGCAATGTTGGACTTACTTAGTATTTTGGCTGTATTCCGAGGTTTAGGAGTATCATATTCCTTATCTGTATTTATACCAAAATTTAAAGCAAAAAACGATTACAAATCTATTAAATCTTCTGTAAACTTTGTATTTTTATTTCAAACGGCATTTATGCTATTAATGGTAGCTTTGTTATTATTATTAAGCCCATATGTAGTTAATAATTATTTAAATAGTACTGGGCAGTATACGAGTAATTTGTTGATTGCTTTTGACGCATTTATGATAATGGTTGTTGGATATTTCTTCTTTGATGGACTATTAACCATAATTCGCAATATATTAACAGGATTTCAAAAACAAAAATATTTGGCAACGATAATTCCTTCAAATATAACAAGTATATTTTTAATATCGGTAATTTTATTGATTTTAGGAGTAAATAACGTATTTGTACCTGTAATCGCCTATTCAATTGTTCCTATATTATTGATAATCATATACGGGTATTTGATATTCAAAAAAGTATATCCCGAATATTTTAGTACGAAATCAAAAATATCTAAAGATTTATCGTCCCAATTATTAAAATTTGGAGTACCATTAACTTTAAACTCTGCAACTTCGGTAATTTTAACATGTATCGATGGTGTATTTTTAACAATATTTACTGGATTGATAGCAGTTGCAGAATACCGTAACGTTGCGACACCCACAGTTACATTGCTTAATATGGCAGTTGGCTCAATATCTGTTGTATTATTACCTATAATATCTGAATTGTGGACACTGGGTAAATTAAAAGAGTTAAATTATGCAATTACAAATGTATTTAAATATTTGATGGCTATGACATTGCCATTAATTATTTTTTTGAGTTATTATACCTCAGAATTTATAACGGTGTTCTTTAACTCTAGTTATTTACCAGTAGCAGATGCAGTGAGAGTCTTAATGGCAAGTACATTATTTTCGTCCGTTAATGCCATATGTTTTACCATATTAATGGGTGTAGGAAAACCCCAAATAGTTACTAAATTTTTGTACATCGGAGTCTTGGTAAATGTCATATTAAACTTTTTACTCGTACCCCCATTTGGAAGTCTAGGGGCTTCGATTACTACATTAATTAGTTATATGATTATTCAGGTATTAATTGGAAAATACATTAAAAAGAATATGAAATTAGAAATTAAATACAAAGAATCGTTTAAATTAATTATTATAGGACTTTTAAGTTTAATACCTGGAATATTATTGAATAATTTTATATCGTTAGATTTATGGAAATTATTGGCTGGTTCAATAGTATATTTAGTAACTTATTTGATGATGGTATTTGGATT includes:
- a CDS encoding DEAD/DEAH box helicase; the protein is MNKELLMNVLSKNGIENLRPPQEKVLKEGILEKDKNFIISIPTASGKTLIGEMAFINHVLQPSKSQNNNETGDLEFLPSGKKALFIVPLKALATEKFDEFREKYNKFGLKIGISIGDYDSKENLSRYDIIIMTSEKLDSLMRKKNTTWLNDVSVVIIDEIHLLGDKERGGTLEIVLTKLKMLPIQIIGLSATIGNSEELATWLNAKLVVDTWRPVELKKGLYHPDENKVDFYKIEDYKVVICENGKNKECKNLKNYGSSKSEISNLILDCIKSSGSCLVFCSSKRNAVSEAKKNDLTKYLKETEKEELAEISSEILNILEKPSKTCEQLSECVKKGVAFHHAGLAMKQRKLVEDAFRKRLIKVICCTPTLSAGLNLPCRRAIIRDTKRFDGTGFSNIPNMEIQQCIGRAGRPGLDPYGEGIIVVKKSSEVGDNLYMLRGKPEEIYSNISNKKTLRIFILGSIFSGEIVSFYQLKQFMKNTFYAVQYGDYEKIVEDIKDEVIFLMENGFIEYGFEFDNNLKTDYKVEKEEKILNYVKYSNEELKPSAYSINNISFDENGNLILGNSKSAKNVNVKNTKNEKKGKKYNYEEYELIKDKSTTFKSTKLGNVTAQQYIDPLSAKNISEGILSISKDKIDINDPRSISDVEKRMLYFMCKSTELRPLLRVNKYEYEDLVGEMMAFDFNDCEEYDNICTYKTSKMIREWINEASETDIFEKYKVEAGILNYKIEQIKWISHATREIFRALEMSGTFEEFNCDTSIKTFIKKTIEDLQLRIEYGAKSDLVELLGVKNLGRVRARKLYNSDIKTIADIATKKELVVKSIGKIAYKVFEELKIPYDDIIIDNKDIKISSLDKKPKKIQKTLDNFF
- a CDS encoding flippase, which encodes MSYKQKAFEGISWNFMLRVLAGPIGYGVRMLYANYLPKTEVGLFYAMLDLLSILAVFRGLGVSYSLSVFIPKFKAKNDYKSIKSSVNFVFLFQTAFMLLMVALLLLLSPYVVNNYLNSTGQYTSNLLIAFDAFMIMVVGYFFFDGLLTIIRNILTGFQKQKYLATIIPSNITSIFLISVILLILGVNNVFVPVIAYSIVPILLIIIYGYLIFKKVYPEYFSTKSKISKDLSSQLLKFGVPLTLNSATSVILTCIDGVFLTIFTGLIAVAEYRNVATPTVTLLNMAVGSISVVLLPIISELWTLGKLKELNYAITNVFKYLMAMTLPLIIFLSYYTSEFITVFFNSSYLPVADAVRVLMASTLFSSVNAICFTILMGVGKPQIVTKFLYIGVLVNVILNFLLVPPFGSLGASITTLISYMIIQVLIGKYIKKNMKLEIKYKESFKLIIIGLLSLIPGILLNNFISLDLWKLLAGSIVYLVTYLMMVFGLKIIDIEEIISLVKK